TGGAGGAAAAAGTCGGGCAGATGACGCAGCCCGAGATCGCCGCGATCACGCCGGCCGAGGTGACCCAGTACTCGATCGGGTCCGTGCTCAACGGCGGCGGCTCGTGGCCGGGCGGGAACAAGCACGCCAGCCAGCAGGACTGGCTCAAGCTCGCGGATTCCTATTGGGACGCGGCGAAGGCCACCCGGGCAAAGATCCCGGTAATTTGGGGCATAGATGCCGTGCACGGAAACAACAACGTGTACGGCGCGACGGTTTTCCCGCAGAACATCGCGCTCGGCGCGGCGCACGACCCGTGCCTGGTGCGCGACGTCGAGAATTCGACCGCGCGGCAGATCCGGGCGACCGGCCAGGACTGGGCGTTCGCGCCGACTCTCGCCGTCGTGCAGGACGATCGCTGGGGCCGCACTTACGAAGGCTTCTCCGAGGACCCGCGCATCACCCGCGCCTACGGCTACGAGGCCATGAACGGCCTGCAGGCCGGCGCGCGGCTGCGCATCGGCCCGAACGGCGTGATCGGCACCGCCAAGCACTTCATCGGCGACGGCGGCACGACCAACGGGCAGGACCAGGGCGTCAACGCCTCGTCCGAAGCGGACATGATCAACCTGCACGGCCAGGGTTACTACGGCGCTCTGTCCGCCGGCGCGCAGACGGTCATGGCGTCGTTCAACAGCTGGACCAACCCCGCCCTCGGCATCAACGAGGGCAAGGTCCACGGCAGCGACAAGCTCCTCAACCAGATCCTCAAGGGCAAGACGGGCTTCGACGGCCTCGTCGTGTCCGACTGGAACGGCATCGGCCAGGTGCCCGATTGCACCAACGCCAGCTGCCCGCGCGCGATCAACGCGGGCATCGACGTCGTGATGGTCCCGAACGACTGGAAGGCCTTCATCGCCAACACGGTCGCGCAGGTTCGCGGCGGCGAGATCCCGATGTCCCGCATCGACGACGCGGTGACGCGGATCCTGCGGGTGAAAATGCGCGCCGGGCTGTTCGAGGAACGCAAGCCTTCGCAGCGATGGTACGCGGGTTCGGCGGATGCGTTGACGGACAAGGCGCTCGCTCGCGAAGCGGTGCGCAAATCGCAGACGCTGCTGAAGAACAACGGCAACGTGCTTCCCCTGGCGCGCAACGCCAAGGTGCTCGTGGTCGGCAAGAGCGCGGACAGCATCCAGAACCAGACCGGTGGCTGGACGCTGTCCTGGCAGGGCACTGGCAACACGAATGCGGACTTCCCCAACGCGACCTCGATTCTCGCTGGACTCAAGGAGGATCTCGCCAACGTCACCTTCGATCCGACCGGCACCGTCGATCCGCACGGCTACGACGCGGTCATCGCCGTGATCGGCGAAACTCCGTACGCGGAAGGCGTCGGCGATCTGCAGCGGAAGAGCCTCGAAGCGGCGAAGCTGTATCCGGAAGACCTTGCGGTGCTGGATAAAGTCAGCGGCAAGGGCACCCCGGTCGTAACGGTGTACGTCAGCGGCCGTCCGCTGTACGTCAACAAGGAACTCAACCGTTCCGACGCGTTCGTCGCCGCGTGGCTGCCCGGCACCGAAGGCGGCGGCGTCGCCGACATGCTGGTGCGCGGCAAGGACCACGGCGGGTACCGCGGCAAGTTGTCCTACTCGTGGCCGAAGAGCGCCTGCCAGACGCCGCTCAACCCGTGGAGTCCCGGCTATGACCCGCTGTTCGCGCTGGGCTACGGCCTCACCTCCAACCAGCGGACCACCGTCGGCAAGCTCGACGAGACCGAGGGCCCGGCGCGCTGCGGATCGACCGGAGGCGGCGGCACCGCGACCGAGGACCTGCCGATCTACGACCGCACGGATGTCGCGCCGTACAAGAGCTTCATCGGTTCGGCGTCGAACTGGGGCGGCACGGAGATCGGCCCCGACGGCACCGCTTCGCATCCGGAGATCAACGTCGTGCCAGCCGACGTCAACGTCCAGGGCGATGGCCTGAAAGCGACGTGGACCGGCACCGGCGCGGCACAGCTGTACTCACAGCACCCGGGCGGCACTGACGATCTGCGCGGATATCTCAACGCCGACGGCGCGCTCGAATTCGATGTGATCGTGCATTCGCCGCCGGTGAACCGGACGGTCGTGAGCCTGCACTGCGTCTACCCGTGCTCCTCGGAGGTCAACGCGACGAAACTGTTCGGCGATCTGCCCGCCGGACAGAAGTCGACGGTGAAGATCCCGTTGTCCTGCTTCGCGAGCGGGCTGGACTTCGAGAGCATCGACACGCCGTTCCTCGTCTACACCGACGGCCCGTTCTCCGCGTCCTTCGCGAACGTGCGGTGGTCGCCTGGCGGGGCGAAGGATCCGGACGCGCGGAAGTGCTCCGACCTCACCGGATGAGCCGCTGGGCGGTTTCGATGACCTGAGACCTGGCCGCCGCGCGCGACGCGGCGGCCAGGTCTTCGAACCCGTCCAGCGCCGGAACGTCGCCGACGCGGGTGAACTCCTGGGACACGAACGTGAGCCGCTCGACGCCTTTGTCGCTGAGGTAAGCGCGCAGATACGACTCCTGGAACTCGAATTTCTCCCGCGGCGTGCCCGGACCGTATCCGCCGCCCCGCGCGTTCACGACCACGAAGTCCTTGTCCGCCAGCAGTTTCCGGCCGGTCTCCGGGTCGACGAACACGCCCGGGAAGCTGATCCGGTCGATCCACGCCTTGAGCGTCGCGGGCACGCCGAAGTTGTACATCGGCACCCCCAGCAGCACCGCGCGGGCTTCCCGCACCTCGGTGACCAGCGGCAGCGTCAGGTCCCATTCGCGCTGTTCGTCGTCGTCCGCGATCAGTGTCGCGACGTCTTCCAGCGACAGCACTCCCTTGCGCTCGACCCGGCGGCCGAGCCGCGCGTACGCCTCGCGCAGCGGCGCCACCGGCTCAGCGGACACGTCGCGGTGCCGCACGGTTCCGCCGCCTCTCCGCCACTCGTCGGCGAACAGTGCGCCCAGCTGCCTGCTCACCGACGCCTCGCGGTCGGCGCTCGAATCTATGTGCAGCAGGGGCGCTAACATGACGGTCATCCGGTTCCTCTCCTCGTCCTTGGTCCTCGGGCCGGCACTCCCATGACGGATCGAGACGGGAAAAGGTGACCGATGGACGACGCACTGGCGCGGCGCTTCGAAAACGAGCGCCCGCGGCTGCACGCGCTGGCCTACCGCATGCTGGGTTCCGCGGCCGAGGCCGAGGACGTCGTGCAGGAGTCGTGGCTGCGGCTGAGTTCGGTCGATCGCGTCGACAACCTCGGCGGCTGGCTCACGACGGTGGTGTCCCGGCTCTGCCTGGACGCCCTGCGCGCCCGCCGCGAAACGCCGGTCTCGTCGGTGCCCGACGCCGCCGGTGGCTCGGTGCCCGAGGACGAGATCCTGCTGGCGGGCGAGGTCGGCCGCGCACTGCTCGTGGTCCTGGACCGGCTGGCCCCGCCCGAACGGGTGGCGTTCGTGCTGCACGACCTGTTCAAGGTGCCGTTCGACGCGGTCGGCCCGATCCTCGACCGGACGCCCGCGACGGCCAAGAAACTCGCCAGCCGCGCGCGCTCGCGGGTGCGCGGGGAACCGGCTGTTCCGGCTGCCGAGCTGGCCGAGCACCGGGAAGTGGTGACGGCTTTTCTGTCGGCCGCCCGGGGCGGGGACATGGCGACCCTGCTGACGGTGCTGGCTCCGGATGTCGTCCGGCAT
The nucleotide sequence above comes from Amycolatopsis sp. AA4. Encoded proteins:
- a CDS encoding exo 1,3/1,4-beta-D-glucan glucohydrolase; the protein is MARPPRSPRARNRVALAALVLLGGLVPAHAAQAAAPPRQPEIGPPALDRNGCARIENSLPTLPDWPKVRSAMPRNPVDEWRIKQLVSGMSLEEKVGQMTQPEIAAITPAEVTQYSIGSVLNGGGSWPGGNKHASQQDWLKLADSYWDAAKATRAKIPVIWGIDAVHGNNNVYGATVFPQNIALGAAHDPCLVRDVENSTARQIRATGQDWAFAPTLAVVQDDRWGRTYEGFSEDPRITRAYGYEAMNGLQAGARLRIGPNGVIGTAKHFIGDGGTTNGQDQGVNASSEADMINLHGQGYYGALSAGAQTVMASFNSWTNPALGINEGKVHGSDKLLNQILKGKTGFDGLVVSDWNGIGQVPDCTNASCPRAINAGIDVVMVPNDWKAFIANTVAQVRGGEIPMSRIDDAVTRILRVKMRAGLFEERKPSQRWYAGSADALTDKALAREAVRKSQTLLKNNGNVLPLARNAKVLVVGKSADSIQNQTGGWTLSWQGTGNTNADFPNATSILAGLKEDLANVTFDPTGTVDPHGYDAVIAVIGETPYAEGVGDLQRKSLEAAKLYPEDLAVLDKVSGKGTPVVTVYVSGRPLYVNKELNRSDAFVAAWLPGTEGGGVADMLVRGKDHGGYRGKLSYSWPKSACQTPLNPWSPGYDPLFALGYGLTSNQRTTVGKLDETEGPARCGSTGGGGTATEDLPIYDRTDVAPYKSFIGSASNWGGTEIGPDGTASHPEINVVPADVNVQGDGLKATWTGTGAAQLYSQHPGGTDDLRGYLNADGALEFDVIVHSPPVNRTVVSLHCVYPCSSEVNATKLFGDLPAGQKSTVKIPLSCFASGLDFESIDTPFLVYTDGPFSASFANVRWSPGGAKDPDARKCSDLTG
- a CDS encoding FMN-dependent NADH-azoreductase, which translates into the protein MTVMLAPLLHIDSSADREASVSRQLGALFADEWRRGGGTVRHRDVSAEPVAPLREAYARLGRRVERKGVLSLEDVATLIADDDEQREWDLTLPLVTEVREARAVLLGVPMYNFGVPATLKAWIDRISFPGVFVDPETGRKLLADKDFVVVNARGGGYGPGTPREKFEFQESYLRAYLSDKGVERLTFVSQEFTRVGDVPALDGFEDLAAASRAAARSQVIETAQRLIR
- a CDS encoding sigma-70 family RNA polymerase sigma factor, which translates into the protein MDDALARRFENERPRLHALAYRMLGSAAEAEDVVQESWLRLSSVDRVDNLGGWLTTVVSRLCLDALRARRETPVSSVPDAAGGSVPEDEILLAGEVGRALLVVLDRLAPPERVAFVLHDLFKVPFDAVGPILDRTPATAKKLASRARSRVRGEPAVPAAELAEHREVVTAFLSAARGGDMATLLTVLAPDVVRHTDPTMLPPGAAAVLRGADDVARGTKLFAGNARLAELALIDGDVGLVLAPAGRLAGVLRIEVRGGLLQAYEVVASPERLAGTEIATLSCGDV